A genomic segment from Elusimicrobium sp. encodes:
- a CDS encoding glycerate kinase, translating to MKILVLPNALKGSLSARETARVFSRALDKRHTVRAYPIADGGDGFIDFFKTLSPQARLIRVSAKNAFLKTARTHFLMLPDGKTAVVETARVCGLGNTPSHKLAPLRASSFGVGEVLLKAVKAGAKTIYVGLGGVACNDGGAGMAAACGAVLSDKDNSPLPLGAQPLINIKNLDLSPLKKQFKGIKIIGVADVTNPLLGPKSSAKVFGPQKGASLAQVKILDKAMSVWARMIKKETGKNISRQPSTAAAGAIGAGLLGCFDAKLLLGSEFLVKKTNLEKEIKWADLVITTEGKLDKQTFYGKAPLAVLTLAKKRNKPVLFVCGKLEEKALKNEPLSPQKIAVLTDFASPEQTQKNAAKFIRRICKTI from the coding sequence ATGAAAATTTTAGTATTACCCAATGCCCTGAAAGGTTCTTTGAGCGCGCGGGAAACCGCGCGTGTTTTTTCGCGTGCCTTGGATAAACGCCACACCGTACGAGCCTATCCCATCGCAGACGGGGGAGACGGGTTTATTGATTTTTTCAAAACATTAAGTCCCCAAGCGCGGTTGATTCGTGTTTCGGCAAAAAACGCTTTTCTAAAAACAGCACGCACTCATTTTTTAATGCTTCCCGACGGCAAAACCGCCGTGGTGGAAACGGCCCGCGTGTGCGGCTTGGGCAACACCCCCTCCCATAAGTTAGCCCCTCTCCGCGCGTCTTCCTTCGGGGTAGGAGAAGTGCTGCTTAAAGCCGTTAAAGCCGGAGCCAAAACCATTTATGTAGGATTGGGCGGAGTAGCCTGTAACGACGGCGGTGCCGGCATGGCTGCGGCATGCGGTGCGGTCCTTTCAGACAAAGACAACTCCCCCCTCCCGCTCGGCGCACAACCGCTTATAAACATAAAAAACCTCGATCTTTCCCCTCTGAAAAAACAATTTAAGGGTATTAAGATTATCGGGGTAGCCGATGTAACCAACCCGTTACTGGGCCCCAAAAGTTCTGCCAAGGTTTTCGGGCCGCAAAAAGGTGCATCTCTTGCGCAAGTGAAAATATTGGATAAAGCCATGAGTGTTTGGGCGCGTATGATAAAAAAAGAGACGGGAAAAAACATTTCCCGTCAACCCAGCACGGCCGCGGCAGGTGCAATAGGGGCGGGGCTTCTGGGGTGCTTCGATGCAAAACTGCTCTTAGGCTCCGAATTTTTGGTTAAAAAAACAAATTTGGAAAAAGAAATTAAATGGGCTGACCTGGTAATTACCACCGAAGGGAAACTGGACAAACAAACTTTTTACGGCAAGGCGCCATTAGCCGTGCTGACTTTGGCTAAAAAACGAAACAAACCTGTTTTATTTGTGTGCGGAAAATTGGAAGAAAAAGCCCTTAAAAACGAACCGCTTTCCCCTCAAAAAATTGCCGTCCTTACCGACTTTGCCTCCCCCGAACAAACACAAAAAAATGCGGCGAAATTTATCCGCCGCATCTGCAAAACTATTTAA
- a CDS encoding ABC transporter substrate-binding protein: MKKIIFGLMALFLLGGCAQESLKDSLIVAHKGEMESLDPVYSYDGVTHGMLINVYDTLLKFKGSSLTELEPSLSTQVPTKENGLISQDGLTYTFPIRTGVKFHDGSELTPEDVRYSLLRFLLADVSGGPSSLLLEPILGVSSTRDEQGNISLDFKDAENAVRVEDDKVIITLKRPFAPFLSILARWSYVMSKNWAVQNGAWDGTEATWKQFNNFAKEDSPLFQKTNGTGPFAVARWDIAAKRLLLVANENYFAGAPRLKSIHMMTVDEPSTLRLMLESGDVDVAELSPKFISQLQGNAEVTLYDNLPRLRTDPTIFFTLDINMQANPDVGSGKLDGAGIPADFFADKNLRKAFAYAFDYEAFLRESMEGRATLAIGPAPEGLVKYNNSFNRYHFDLEKAKEHFQKAWNGEVWEKGFKFTITYNTSGEMRQIASEILKRNVESLNPKFQIELRGVTWPAFLEKTAKRQMPMWARGWVADYADAHNFYFPFVHSQGRYALSQGYKNAQADELIEKAVAETDFSKRNALYQKVHNLMHEDAMQIYTVHPTGLWAMRSRVKGFADNPVYMGIYFYPMFKE, from the coding sequence ATGAAGAAAATAATTTTTGGTTTAATGGCTCTGTTTTTGCTGGGCGGTTGCGCGCAGGAATCGTTGAAGGACAGTTTGATTGTTGCCCACAAAGGGGAAATGGAATCTTTGGATCCCGTTTACTCTTACGACGGGGTAACGCACGGCATGTTAATCAATGTGTACGATACCTTGTTGAAATTCAAAGGAAGTTCGTTGACCGAGTTGGAACCTTCGCTTTCTACGCAAGTGCCTACCAAAGAAAACGGTTTAATTTCGCAAGACGGTCTTACCTACACATTTCCTATCCGTACGGGAGTTAAATTTCACGACGGGAGCGAATTAACGCCCGAAGATGTGCGCTATTCTTTACTGCGTTTTTTGCTTGCTGATGTATCGGGCGGCCCCTCCAGCCTTTTGTTGGAACCTATCTTGGGTGTTTCCTCTACGCGTGACGAGCAAGGCAATATTTCGCTTGATTTCAAAGACGCGGAAAACGCCGTTCGGGTGGAAGACGATAAAGTAATCATCACACTCAAACGCCCTTTTGCTCCGTTCTTGTCTATCTTGGCGCGGTGGAGTTATGTGATGAGCAAAAATTGGGCCGTTCAAAACGGCGCGTGGGACGGTACCGAAGCCACTTGGAAACAATTTAATAATTTTGCTAAAGAAGATTCCCCTTTGTTCCAAAAAACTAACGGCACAGGCCCTTTTGCCGTTGCCCGTTGGGATATTGCCGCCAAGCGTTTACTGCTCGTAGCGAACGAAAACTATTTTGCGGGGGCTCCCCGGTTAAAAAGTATCCACATGATGACGGTGGACGAACCCAGCACCTTGCGCCTCATGTTGGAATCGGGTGATGTTGATGTGGCGGAATTATCGCCCAAGTTTATTTCGCAATTACAAGGCAACGCAGAAGTAACCTTGTATGACAATTTACCTCGCTTGCGCACCGACCCCACCATTTTCTTTACGCTGGATATCAATATGCAGGCCAACCCCGATGTCGGTTCCGGCAAATTGGACGGGGCGGGTATTCCTGCCGACTTCTTCGCCGATAAGAATCTTCGCAAAGCCTTTGCCTATGCGTTTGATTATGAAGCATTTTTGCGCGAATCTATGGAAGGCCGTGCTACTTTGGCAATAGGCCCCGCTCCGGAGGGGCTTGTGAAATACAACAATTCCTTCAACCGCTATCATTTTGATTTGGAAAAAGCCAAAGAACATTTCCAAAAAGCATGGAACGGCGAAGTGTGGGAAAAGGGTTTTAAGTTTACCATTACCTACAACACCAGCGGCGAAATGCGCCAAATTGCCAGCGAAATCTTAAAGCGCAATGTGGAAAGTTTGAACCCCAAATTCCAAATAGAACTACGCGGTGTTACCTGGCCTGCGTTTTTGGAAAAAACAGCCAAACGCCAAATGCCCATGTGGGCGCGCGGTTGGGTGGCGGACTATGCGGACGCACACAACTTCTATTTTCCGTTTGTGCATAGCCAAGGGCGTTATGCGTTATCGCAAGGATATAAAAATGCTCAAGCGGACGAATTGATTGAAAAAGCCGTTGCGGAAACCGATTTTTCCAAACGCAACGCGCTTTATCAAAAAGTACATAATTTAATGCACGAAGATGCCATGCAAATCTATACCGTACACCCCACGGGTTTATGGGCCATGCGTTCGCGCGTGAAAGGTTTTGCGGATAACCCCGTGTACATGGGTATTTATTTTTACCCGATGTTCAAAGAGTAA